A single region of the Solidesulfovibrio fructosivorans JJ] genome encodes:
- a CDS encoding pyridoxal phosphate-dependent aminotransferase: protein MNPACKDITSFLVMDILERANAIEAAGHRVIHLEIGEPDFDTPDCVKEAAIKAVSDGKTHYTHSLGIPPLREALCRLFADEYGVRVTPDRILVTGGTSSAMLLAFAALARPGANMLLTDPAYACYPNFLRFTGIIPHYVPVAEEDGFQFTPESIAAKVSEMTAGILLNSPANPTGTLISDDAMEAACATGLPVVSDEIYHGLTYEGRARCALEFSEDALVLNGFSKRFAMTGLRLGYLIAPCSMMGLLQKLQQNLFICASSVAQWAGLAALSPEGLAAAEAMRETYATRRKALLAGLRKLGLSPRTEPTGAFYVFVRADHLNPDSLALAYDILEKVHVGVTPGIDFGPGGEGHLRFSYANSLENIEEGLDRLGRYVSDHCG from the coding sequence ATGAATCCCGCCTGCAAGGACATCACATCGTTTCTCGTCATGGACATCCTGGAACGGGCCAACGCCATCGAGGCGGCCGGCCACCGGGTGATCCATCTGGAAATCGGCGAACCCGACTTCGACACGCCGGACTGCGTCAAGGAAGCCGCCATCAAGGCCGTATCCGACGGCAAAACCCACTACACCCACAGCCTCGGCATCCCGCCGTTGCGCGAGGCCCTCTGCCGCCTGTTCGCCGACGAATACGGCGTGCGCGTCACCCCTGACCGCATTCTGGTCACCGGCGGCACCTCGTCGGCCATGCTGCTGGCCTTTGCCGCCCTGGCCCGGCCCGGGGCCAACATGCTGCTGACCGACCCGGCCTACGCCTGCTACCCCAATTTCCTGCGCTTCACCGGCATCATTCCCCATTACGTGCCCGTGGCCGAGGAGGACGGCTTCCAGTTCACCCCGGAGTCCATCGCGGCCAAGGTTTCCGAGATGACCGCCGGCATCCTGCTCAATTCGCCGGCCAACCCCACCGGCACCCTGATTTCGGACGACGCCATGGAGGCGGCCTGCGCCACGGGACTGCCGGTGGTGTCCGACGAGATCTACCACGGCCTGACCTACGAGGGACGGGCCCGCTGCGCCCTGGAATTTTCCGAGGACGCGCTGGTCCTAAACGGCTTTTCCAAGCGCTTCGCCATGACCGGCCTGCGCCTGGGCTACCTCATCGCGCCGTGCTCCATGATGGGGCTTTTGCAAAAGCTCCAGCAAAACCTTTTCATCTGCGCCTCTTCCGTGGCCCAGTGGGCCGGGCTGGCCGCCTTGTCGCCCGAGGGGCTGGCCGCGGCCGAGGCCATGCGCGAAACCTACGCCACGCGGCGCAAGGCGCTGCTCGCCGGGCTCAGAAAGCTCGGCCTGTCTCCGCGCACCGAACCCACTGGCGCGTTTTACGTGTTCGTGCGCGCCGACCACCTGAACCCGGATTCCCTGGCCCTGGCCTACGACATCCTGGAGAAGGTCCATGTGGGGGTGACCCCGGGCATCGACTTCGGCCCCGGCGGGGAAGGGCACCTGCGCTTTTCCTACGCCAATTCCCTGGAAAATATCGAGGAAGGCCTGGACAGGCTCGGCCGCTACGTGAGCGATCACTGCGGCTGA
- a CDS encoding dynamin family protein, which translates to MEDGRLRDRLASLKEHLQLENPLLVDAVESFGKLDKVCRGLGLLGNDQSTISQIAWWPLISVLGPFSAGKSTFINSYLDMPVQQTGSHAVDDKFTVICYNAAGESRVLPGTALNADLRFPFYKMSEELEKVEPGEGGRIDSYIRLKTSPSDKLRGLILIDSPGFDADAQRTATLRITNHIMDLSDLVLVLFDARRPEPGAMRDTLTHLVAATINRRDSNKFIYILNQMDIAAREDNPEEVVGAWQRALAQQGLTAGKFYRIYAPSAALPIADDALRARFEAKRDADLAAIRSRMDQVRVERAYRIIGDLEKLAREVEDLRVPEIRGMLLRWRKGALRRDAMLFGGVAVVLVALYFLTGHPFTNGVVPDWLGWMFDASWRWIPFLALCLGGGCWLHHLARKWSVTAVARVVEKAYPHGPVREGLMRALAKNTAPWRSVFRLEPAGWGQKARNALSSVIMDSEKFIQSLNDRYAHPSGVCQPLPDATND; encoded by the coding sequence ATGGAAGACGGGCGACTGCGCGACAGGCTGGCCAGCCTCAAGGAACATCTGCAACTGGAAAATCCGCTGCTGGTCGACGCGGTGGAGAGCTTCGGCAAGCTGGACAAGGTCTGCCGGGGCCTCGGGCTTCTCGGCAACGACCAGTCCACCATCTCCCAGATCGCCTGGTGGCCGCTCATTTCCGTATTGGGACCCTTTTCCGCCGGCAAATCCACCTTTATCAATTCGTATCTCGACATGCCGGTGCAGCAGACCGGCTCCCACGCCGTGGACGACAAGTTCACGGTCATCTGCTACAATGCCGCCGGCGAATCCCGGGTGCTGCCCGGCACGGCGCTCAACGCCGACCTGCGCTTTCCCTTCTACAAGATGAGCGAGGAGCTGGAGAAGGTGGAGCCCGGCGAGGGCGGGCGCATCGATTCCTACATCCGGCTCAAGACCAGCCCCAGCGACAAGCTGCGCGGGCTTATTCTCATCGACTCCCCCGGCTTCGACGCCGACGCCCAGCGCACGGCGACCTTGCGCATCACCAACCACATCATGGACCTCTCCGATCTGGTGCTGGTCCTTTTTGACGCCCGCCGGCCCGAACCCGGGGCCATGCGCGACACGCTGACCCACCTGGTCGCGGCCACCATCAACCGCCGCGACTCCAATAAATTTATCTATATCCTTAATCAGATGGATATCGCCGCCCGGGAGGACAACCCCGAAGAGGTGGTGGGCGCCTGGCAGCGGGCCCTGGCCCAGCAGGGGCTGACCGCCGGCAAGTTCTACCGCATCTACGCGCCCTCGGCCGCCCTGCCCATTGCCGACGACGCCTTGCGGGCGCGCTTCGAGGCCAAACGCGATGCGGACCTGGCCGCCATCCGCAGCCGCATGGACCAGGTGCGGGTGGAGCGGGCCTACCGCATCATCGGCGACCTGGAGAAGTTGGCCCGGGAGGTGGAGGATCTGCGGGTGCCGGAGATACGCGGCATGCTGCTTCGCTGGCGCAAGGGGGCGCTGCGGCGCGACGCCATGCTCTTTGGCGGCGTGGCCGTCGTTTTGGTGGCGCTCTACTTTCTCACCGGCCACCCCTTCACCAACGGCGTCGTGCCGGACTGGCTCGGCTGGATGTTCGACGCGTCCTGGCGCTGGATTCCGTTTCTTGCGCTGTGCCTGGGCGGCGGATGCTGGCTGCACCACTTGGCCCGCAAATGGTCGGTTACGGCCGTGGCCCGGGTGGTGGAAAAGGCCTATCCCCACGGCCCGGTGCGCGAGGGGCTCATGCGGGCCCTGGCCAAAAACACCGCCCCCTGGCGTTCGGTCTTCCGCCTGGAGCCGGCCGGCTGGGGCCAGAAGGCGCGAAACGCCCTGTCCTCGGTCATCATGGACAGCGAGAAGTTCATCCAGTCTTTAAACGACCGCTACGCCCACCCCTCGGGCGTGTGCCAGCCGCTCCCCGACGCCACGAACGACTAG